ggaccaacccatcctcttacttgtacataagttgaaacgTTACccaagtttgtaaatccatgtggtatgagtttgcgtcaaatgaatattaaaaacatatgaaAGTTGTAGTGTTGTAAgttagtatgtaaagcgtctatgaacatgttgatcattaatgtttcgcgaggacattaatatatgcgacgacataggaggtactcaacccgcataggcaatttttagtgtcgaatcacctcgactgggacacaacagcactctaagtggtcactcatggaccgtgagtggggctcgcccgtacccattagatctaacctttgttccttggtcctcaaaaggattaatggcacctcagttacagcctatgctcacatgatctaagagttcattccataacttaatcatacctaagtttgacatgtatttcccctcgaaaGTTCtaaaccgaaacgttgaaagaaaaggggaacatgatctcactgagttgtctcgtttttcgtatGCAGGCCAACCCAAtcccgttgttgtaactaggacattctcgtcactagtcatgaaaatcatgcacgttttgtagaaccggtatgtttagtataattTGTTCGTAAACttttcgagttcgttgaaattcgTTTGCAACatagtttataaatatgtgttttcgttcatcgaaatagtgttttcttttgcaaaaacttgcatgtctttccacccccgaaaacatttataaaaatgtaaaacagtaaaatgtgggggttatgaactcaccttgatattcctgtgcaaagctagcttagcgTGATTCCGAATTGTCATTCCAAGAACGTGAATTAGCTAGCAtgcatctatagtattcctaacagggaataacttatcagtttctaatttaaacgtagctaaactacgtgtccgagctctaccgagtcgttaactaAACGACCCTAAGGTGGTGTTATcttgacttagaataaccaatccatggttatttgatcccattTGCAAGCaggataaaactaagtctcgaAAATGACTTAGTTTCCGAGTGATTTatgatatatatatttatatatttaaatgaAAATATACTTACGAAGTCGTGTTAGTCATCGCGAATAGAAGACGTGGGTGAAATAGTAGTACGACTTTTCGTAGTTTTTCGTAAACTAGTAGCTCGTGTTTTGTCGAGACGTTATGAATTCATTTCATAAGTGGTAAAACATCGCcaaaagtatatatatacacCTTATATTTATTTTGCGATAATACTTCGATAGGCGTCGCTTATGCAATATAAATATGTTTGGTATTTCGGATTTTTACgaaaaatcgggcagagtttcctctgtttttggatgATCCTGACAACTAAAGTGTCGATATATTTATCAAAATTCAACCAACAATTAAATCAATATATATAATCTTTCGCAAGGTTTGCAAAAATCGTAAATAgatcactatatatatatatatatataaatttcgtcAAATTCGCTAAAAATGTAACGAGACACTAATGTATAAACTATGCCACTATGGTTCGAGCTCGGTTCGCGTAACTATAAAATGTATAACAAATATAATCGAAAATTTCACGTCGTTTAAAAGTTACCGGGTCTTGCGTCGACCAGTTGACCACAGTTGACTGGTTTGACCGAGCTTGACTTGTTGTCTGACTTTGACCGATTGACTGAGTTTGACCAGCTGACCGAGTCGACCGGGTTGACTCAGCTGACCCGTTTGATTGAGTTGACTCGAACCGACCGCGCCGCGAAACCCGAACCAAATCTGAACTGAAACTGAATCTGAAGCGAGTTTGCATTCGTGACTCGGACCCGCCTCTTGAACTGAGTCCATGCAGCCACCGTTGTCGCCGCCTGTGTTTTTGACGCTGGCCGGCTGccgtcatcaccatcattagcTCTACCTGAACGTCAACCACGGAGAAAAGATCTTGACCTGAAATCACCACCGTCGCCGGAGCATCACCGGCTCCGCCTGGGTGCCGCCCTGTACAGTCGCTAGCTCCGCCGGTCGGCTGTGCTTGTCTGCCTGAGAAGATGACGAGAGGAAGAGAGTCCAGGAGTTGTAGCTGATGATGCTTCGTACAACCCGCGCCACCACCGTCAAGGTCGTTAGAGACCATCAGAGGACACTCAAACCCGGTACGCTCCTCTATTTCTCTCAAACTTTCTTTCTCTAACTTACATGTGGGTGGGTGTTGTGAAGATACCAGTTGTGTGAAAATGGGTCTTTAAAGAGAATGTGGTTTACATATGGGAGCTTCTAAGGATATCCATGAACATGTGTTAACTAAAATGGCAGCTTACAAACTTTCTTTTAGAACGATAATCATCTCCCTTACAAATGGTCTCTCAGAAGATCATCCACACCCAATATAATATAAAGACCCCTTTTAACTTTGTATGCAATTTAAAACTTCTTGAAAATGGTTGAGTGTAAACAGGTGATGATAAGAAGAGTAATGACGTTATGTCCTTTTAATATTTGTCAAATGGCTTCTCCATGCCCCGTTCACCAAACCGAAGAGAAGGACAGGATATGTCCTTTCAACCCAAAGCAAGGACTAGTAGATTTTCTTGAAATTCAtataattttcattttctaaaattttcttttctttctttgtttttttttcttttaggaAACTAAAGCACGTTATGTGCTAACAACTAAAAGCtgataaaaattatatatttcatAATATATAAATCTTTAATTAGAtatgtatttttattatttttttaaaacggGTAGTAGACCAACTAGTTGGGTTTTCGCACCAACTTCAATGGTATACGAGAGACCCAGGTTCGAAACCATAAAACCTTATAAAATTTTAGTGTAACTAAGACTTGGAATTAATTTATATGAACCAATTATATAAATAGTCTTGATCCATAAAtgtcttaggggctgtttggtagcctctgaatggtcattaagaggctacctcttaatggaactattaagaattttaccaatgagatgatagaagaatgtgacatgtgatgatttaccattcagaggttacctcttaaccattcagacttgaggttacctttTATTCATTCAgatgttttaaaccattaagaggtagcatctgaatggtcattaagaggctaccaaacagctcCTTAGTAAATATATCTCCATGAGAACTATTAGTTATAATAGCAGGTCTCGAACATTTGAGCAATATTTTAATATATTGATTCAAGCAAATAAAAATACTcattattatttttcaagtttgTTACGTTCAAATTACATTTGAACTTTCATGACAATTTGCTCAGTGTCCTTATAGGATCATATCTCACTAGTATATCATGTAAATTcgttaaatataatataatataattacaaTGCATAATTATTAATAATTATGAATATCATAATTAATAtttaaaatgtataaaattaattattttatacTTTAAATTAACAGTGATACATGACTAAAATCCTATGTTAAATTAAACGTATCGCTCGCCGAGGTTTATTACTACAAATAAATAGTAATAAAATAACTTGCACTATGTAATTCTCCATAAGTTACTAGTGTcgaaaatacgagttgtcacattattaaacctacactatttttagtgacaatACAAGTATAGAAATACTTTTAAAACAAGAAGATgttataaataaacatttttgcaaaatatgtttacaagttgtagaTACTTAAATTCTTTAAGAATTGGATTTTTTaaggaaataaacacactttaaagggtaactaaggctactaaacacttcaccaagttactacgcgtttttgtgAAAAATCAAGTTCATGTTAGTATGTAAAATATATAGTCTTCGCACTTGGTAAGCGTAAGATGATTAGTGATTTGTtggatgaatttttgaaaagaaaatgatatgctaaatagcatggacacctccatttacaaaggaaactatggcgaaattttctaaaaattccaacatttaggaaatatttttctaacaagtgtttacaagtgtatttttaaccttgtttttcaatataaactttgccatgggttttgttacaaaaatacaaagtatcggaggttgatttttataaataaaaatggacaaatatatatttagaatatatattttataataagacacttgtgtgaatatttgtttactatatggaatagttatattattttagggtaaaataatataacttaacaaaataccatgacatttacaactccaaaataataccaaaaatctcaaggaataatatttaagttacacacttgatattATGAAACCAAAcgcaaaaacgtaacttatgaaatattccggaaaatactctTACACATATATTTTTGGTGAACATTATTTTGGAAACAAAAgaggtgaaaatatgatttttgtgaATATTACTAAGCTaaatcatattttcaacaaaagagaaaatatattatttttgggaagttaaaaatatatattttcctagtatatttagaagatatataatttttggaaaaatatatattttcttgggaatacattatttttgacaataagttatatatattttttaagtgggacttaaaaatatattatttcggaACTACAATATACATgcataaatacccccatcctagGGAAGGAAATTCGGAGTTAAAATACTTGTGAAGTATTAATACAAAAATATTGATTAAACAATTAttacaaaattaaatataatttaaagttaaaataattattattttaacaaataattgtAACTTGGAATAACATAAGAAACGCAACTCAAAGcattaaactctaagccaaggcacggcccgttcgtctaatagacgttagtacactgtaggtagtcgtgattAGCTACGGAGATTTGAGTTGACGATACagaagacgcactactgtgagttcatgtcccccttttcttttaactgttttcagttttatacttcgggggtgaaatacatgttacgattattacaaacgtttattacatggtatgattagcttaaggagggtttactactagatcatgtgaagggtgggtacgacacttaaggccattaatcctcgtcataggaccgagggacaagagatatagatctatttgggtgtagcgagcccacacccatggggaccagggtggcccatagtggtgactatgtcttccagccggaggcccggtaacaaatttgctaggtttgagtcttcctgcaccatttcacacgtaccattggctttgcaacccattggtgatctcttttttccttattgctacataccaggggctttcatacatacagacatactttaaaggtttatacatactcacatacacatgaactcgctcaacttttgttgatttttcaaactacatgtatttcagggaactagtggatctggcGGGGTATGCATGTGTCAAGTTGCGTTTGAATAAAAGATGTTATCCATGGTTGTCGAGTTTAGGGGGTGTATCTTAGTCCTGGACGGGATACACGTCTCTAAACTCAGGTTTTATTCAAGTACTTTTGTTGAGACTTTATGAACTCGTTTGAACATGTCATGGTTTGTAacataattaggtaatgatgttttcagacaatggtattgtggtattttctaaactcttttaatggataaacatctcgtgtttttatcatatagcattgttgtgattgttatTATGGTATTAAGAGGTCACACCAAATAACCTAGCTTCcgtaaaagtcagggtgtgatagAGGTTGACCTTTTCCTCTTTGGAATTGGTTAGCAGTGGGCGCATCTGTCACTTGAACCTCTCTTTTAACAGagttttggttcagctgtttcTAACAGCTGTTTGGACACAAATGATGGTTGTTTCTTGACTTGTGATTTTGATGAACTCGTGAGTGTTTTTGAAGTGTACTCTTCCTTTTTGATCTCAAAGGTTTTGAGGTACACACACTCCTGAGTGagatggtttgttttaccacagacGGTGCAACTTTTTGAAGGCAGAATGGTACTTGTTTTGTTAATGTTATAAGCTTTTAAATGAAAAAAATCTTTTGtcaaatgatttttcttttcacaaaagtcacaaaacaagtttttaatcttttttctctttttcttctttttagactcctttgcaacagagttttgaaccactgttgggatgtccttaagaggaattacCTTGGCCTTTGGTGCTTTTACACCATCCACTATGGTGAAGTCCAtgggtttgaaattttcaaggaggtcacactcatcagaccatgtgggtttgaattggtatttttcaatctcctcaaaagtttaGTACCCCACTGATCTTTCAAGAGTGATTTTGTTGTCACTtttatcagttattttaacttcttgaccATCCTTGTTAGTGGGTATGATTTCAACAGAACCGGATTGATTTGCAACAGTGTTTTCAACTTGGTCATTTTTCCTGAAGcctatgccaaattttacattgctttcaatctgtttctcaagcataattTCATAACCTTTGtaggattccacccatttttcacatgtgatttgggtggactccaactcctttttacagGCCTGCTATTTTTCTATCATTGCCTGAagttggtccttggttatgctatgctcATGTTTGAGGCTGCAAATCTCATTTTCCTTTTCTGACAATTTGATTTTCAATtcttttaaagatttttcaaaTTGTACTTCATCTTTTAACATTTtgtctctaaggttttcattcacctccttAACATTAGCAAATGCaatgatgcatttgtctgaacataggttttgttggtgcactgaatgtctgctgactatgtcttatcgagtcttatgtctagataggttaaacgaGTGTTCAAAAGTTTTTAGATTAGGGTTGTTCAGGGTTTAAATGGTCCTGGCCGTTTGAAATACACCTGGCCGTTTGAAGCAGGCTGGTCGTTTGAGACATGACCGTTTGAACAAGACATGTCATGTTCAAACGGAAGGGGCTGtatctataaatagggttgttcATTTCAAACGGTTACGGAtgcatgtatgtgtgtgtgagctaaggtgctgccggatttttgtcaaaTTCGTTGTAAAGGCTCaaaatcagtaatagaaagaagaattgaaaggaacaagctgttttg
This is a stretch of genomic DNA from Helianthus annuus cultivar XRQ/B chromosome 16, HanXRQr2.0-SUNRISE, whole genome shotgun sequence. It encodes these proteins:
- the LOC110902426 gene encoding uncharacterized protein LOC110902426, with protein sequence MVSNDLDGGGAGCTKHHQLQLLDSLPLVIFSGRQAQPTGGASDCTGRHPGGAGDAPATVVISGQDLFSVVDVQVELMMVMTAAGQRQKHRRRQRWLHGLSSRGGSESRMQTRFRFSFSSDLVRVSRRGRFESTQSNGSAESTRSTRSAGQTQSIGQSQTTSQARSNQSTVVNWSTQDPEYYRCMLANSRSWNDNSESR